GGAGCATGGTGGCGGTGATCGCCACTGGTGCCCCGAACCCTGCAAGGGCTTCCAACAATCCGCCGAAACAGAACGCGACGAGGACTGCCTGCAGGCGCACGTCGCCCTTGCCGATCACGTCAAAGACACGACGGAGGTCCTCGAACCGCCCGCTGAGCACTGTGACCTGGTAGAGCCAGACTGCCATGATGACGATCCACAGCACCGGGAAGGCGCCAAAGACCGCCCCTTGGCTTGCGGACAGGAGTGCCAAGCCGGTGGGCATTTTGAAGGCAACGATGCCGACGATAAGTGCCACGAGGAGCGCAAACCAGCCAGCAACGTGTGCCCGGGTTTTGACAACGGCGAGCAGTATGAAAAAGGTCAGCAGTGGCAGGAGGGCGACGATGGCCGACCAGGCAACGCTGTTGAGCACAGGGTCTGTGGTGGGGGTGAATAGGTCCAAGGGGTTCCTCCGCGTCGAGGGGGTGACTAAAGTTTGTGGTCAGACCTCTATGGTCGGACCACCATAGTCTAACGTAGATCTTCCGGGAAATGTGACTCTTTTCACCTTGTGGTGATGACTTCTTGTGGTGCGGGAGCCCCACTTACTGGGCTCGACCGCAATACAGCGCATCTGAGGGCTGCCGTGCGTATCGCTTTCCTGGCTGCGCGGATAACGGTGGGTCCGGCGGCCGGGCAGGCAGGGGATTCGCGCTTGGTGGTGTGGTTAGCTGCCATTCTCGATGAAGAACCATTCGATGTGCTCTCGCAATAGCCGTCCCGCCAGCTTGCCGTCGCGGGCAGTGATGGCGTCAAGAATGGCGTGGTGCTGGGCCCGCAGCGTTTTAGCGACGGGATACCACTGCTCATCCGTGGTGACGGAATTGCGGACGTAGTCCATGATGGAGAGGCGCAGGGATTCCATCATCGCGGACACTACGGCGTTGCCGGCCATGGTGCTTAGTAGGACATGAAACTGCGAGTCAAGGTCGTGGAAGGCCTCGCGGTCAAGGGCAGGATCATCCATCAAGGACAGCAGCTCCCTGGCCCGGGCCAGGGACGGTTCGTTGATCGGCAGCTCGCTCGCGGCCTTCGACGCGGCCCAGGTCTCCATGAGGATGCGGGCCTCCACAATGTCGGCGACCGGCAGGTGCCGGCTCGCCACGTGCAGGCGCAAGGTCGAGGACAGTCCTGCCGCCGGGTTGGAGATTAGAACTGCCCCGGAGTTCGGCCCCGATCCGGTGGCTGTGCGCACGAGTCCCATGACGTCCAGGATACGGATCGCGTCTCGCACCGAGGCTCGTGAGATCCCGTGCTGCTCGGAGAGGACGCGCTCTCCTGGGAGGCGGTCGCCGATATTCAGCCGCCCGGAACGCAGTTCGGCCTCGATGCTCGCCAAGACCGCCTCGTAGGCGCGCGTTCCTGCCGCCTTTTCCTTTTTATCAGTCACCGTTCCATCCTGCCACGGGCCCACGTCCTTCCCGGCATCACGCCCAAGGTGGCTCCAGTCCCGAAGGTGTGGGTTGTGAGTGGGCGGTTGGGGCATGAGGTGGCGTTTCCTTCCGGGCGGGCGTGTTGTGGGCAACTGCATGTGAATTCGGGGTATTTCAAGGAAGCTCATGCGGTGGTGGCTAATCATGTTCAGGCTTTTGACACGGATGCGCCCTACGAGCTTCCGACGTTGTGGAGGTGCTGCCCGAAGCCATCGCACGGCTCGAAGCAACCCGCCCGCAAACCTGGATCAGCGGACACGACCCCTGTTCGGCACCCCATTGTCCTGCGCCGGCAGCGCTTGACTGGGAGCGCTTGGCTCTGCAGTGCCGGGCGGTGCTAGGGGCCACAGTGCTATGCTGAAGTTTCGAATCTTTGTACTAGGCGGTGGTGGCGTGTTTGGAGTAGATCCGGCGGCCCGCAAGCCGCCCAGTGCGGATCCCACCGGTTTTGCCTCCCCCGCCCGCGACTATTTTGATGGCGGAATTGACCTCAACCGCCACCTGATCCGCGACCGCACCAGCACCTTCGTCATGCGTGTCTCCGGCGATTCCATGGCCGGCGCCGGGATTGCCGGCGGTGACGAGATCATCGTGGACCGCGCGCTGACCCCGCGCGACGGTTCCGTGGTGGTTGCCGTCGTCGAGGGAGAGCTCTTGATCCGCCGCCTCATGAAGCACGACGGCGTCACCTCCCTAACTACCCAGCCCGCCCAAGGCACGTCCCCGGCGACCGCCGAGGTGGTTGCGTTGAGCGGTGAAGTTTCGGTGTGGGGCGTTGTTACCCGGTGCCTGCACCATGTCTAAAGCCGTGACCCACCAAAGTTTGCGCTCCGGGCAATACGGCGCATTGCTTGCTTCGATGCGCCAGTTAGCGGCGCCAGAGCGCATGAGGTACTAGTTTGGGTGCTGCACGGCCAAGACCTGTTGCGCAGCTTTATTGCCTTGAGCGGCTCCATAAAGGACGCCTCCCAGTAGCGCGCCGCAGCCGAGAAGCAGCGTTGTGGCCTGTAACGGCTCACCCGGTAAGAATAAGGCGATTACCGTCAGGGCCACGGCTCCGTAAGTGCCTGCCAGACTCGCGTTTTTGGCTGCTTTGTGTCCGGCAAGCCAGGTTTGTTGGTTGGTCATGATGAGTCGCGTCCTGATCCCCGCCATCCCGTTGATGCCAATGCGCCCATCGGCGCAACGCACGACGACGAAAATAAGGAGGGCATAGCAAGCAACGAGCAATAGTGCGCTGAAGATCATGCTCCCAGTCTAGGGACACGGCGGCTTGAGTAGGAGTGCCTGGCAGCCGTTGCTGTTAGTACTGGCGAAGCCAATAGGCGCCGGTGGCTAGGGGAAGAAAACCATCTTCACGAGTGCCGCCGTGCCCACCACAATAATGGTGGCCCGCAGAGCGGTAGGAGGCAGCTTGCGGCCAAACCTGGCTCCGAAGAAGCCGCCCACAAGTGAACCGCAGGCGATCAACGCGGTCACTTTCCAATCAATATGTTCCCCGGCCACGGCGATGAATGTGACAGCGGCAATGGCGTTGACTGCTGTTGTGAGGACATTCTTGACGGCATTGATTTGCTGCAGCGCAATCGTGGTCACGATGCTCATAAAGCCAACCAGCAAAATGCCTTGGGCCGCGCCAAAGTAGCCGCCATAGATGCCCAGCACAAAGATGCCAGCCAACAGGCCAACCGTGCCCGCCGACGGGCCGGGAGTGGTGAGAGTCGCCACCGAGGCGAGGGCCCGGCGTCGTGCGGCTAAGCGTTGCAAAGCCGGGCCCAGCGCCACCATCAGCAGCCCAACAACAATGAGAAGGGGGACTATCGTCTGGAAAGCCGACGCCGGCAGCACCAGGAGCAGTAACGCACCGGTCAAGCCGCCAATGGCCGACGCCGGGAGCAGCCGTAGAATCAGGGCTCGGTTCGGCGCCAATTCCTCGCGATAGCCCCATGTGCCAGACAGTCCACCGGCCACCAGCCCAATGTTGTTGGAAATATTTGCCGTCAGTGGGGGATAGCCAAAGAGCAGGAGCACCGGAAAAGTCACTAGGGTTCCGGAACCGACCACCACGTTGATCATTCCAGCCCACATGCCAGCGAGCAGAATGCCGCCCATTTCCAACATGCTTTCCTCCTGTAATGAAGTGCCGCCGCCCGTCAGCGCTTGACCGCACAGCCCCCATATTCCCATAAACCGAAGGGCCTGCCGGGCCGCTCCTCAACGGTGGCGCGTGTGGCACGGGAGGAGGCGTCGCCGTCGTACTTTAGAACTGGTGGGCTGGAGGGAAACGCTATGGGGCGGCTTTAGGATTGGGGAATGGGGAAAAATGTGGGGCGAAAGGAAGCCGTCCGCAAGCCGATCTACGTTGAGATTCGCATGAGGGCTGCCATGGAGCGGGTATGGGAGCTGAGTCAGAATCCGCAGTTGCACCCCCGCTGGGACCTACGCTTCTCACGCATCATCCCCGTTGATCAGGACGAGCACGGGCAGCTGCGGTTCCGCTACGAGTTTCTGCTGCCGTTGCACATCATCAGGGGGACTGGGACCTCGCTGGGCCACCGGCACCGGGCGGATGGCCAAGCGACGTCGGTGCTGAAGTTCGACACCGCCGACTGGCTTTCACCGATTGGCCCTGGCTCCGGGTACTGGCGCTATATCCCCACCGATGACGGCCTGCGCTTCATCACCGGGTACAACTATCAGCCGGGGATGGGAATTCTAGGCAAGGCCCTGGACGCGCAGATCATCCGGCCGGCGCTGGGCTGGGCAACGGCCATCAGCTTTGACAGCTTGCGCCTGTGGGCGGAATCGGAGCAGGACCCGCGGGACTCACGCAGCCGTTGGTTCCTGGACGCCGGCGCCCGAGCAGGCGGTCTGCTGCTTGCTGGGGACTGCTCCGCCGGGCGGTAGCGCAACGCAGTCTGGGCGCTGTAGCCCTGGGTGCGGTTGCTGCACTGGCAACCGTGGCAACACCGGCCCACTGGTCGGTGCCGCGCGCGGGAAGGTGCCTGCGTCGTGCGCCAGATGAGCGTGCAGCCCGGGCCCCTGCTGCACTCAGCCGGTTGCGGGAACCTGACCGGCCGGGCAACAACCACCCACCAATAGAGAGGAATAGACGTGGCCTCAATCTTTGAAATAGCCCTCGGTGAAGACTTCCAGCGGCTGCATCCCATGATGCAGAAGCGCTTTGGCGTGGATGTTGAGGCCGGCTATGCCTGTGTTGGGACAGGTGTTTTCTCCGAAGTTCGCCGCGGTGCCTGGTGGACGGTGCTGTTCTTGCGCTTCGGCGCGTTCCGCAACATCCTGTTCCCAGATCAGGGAGACACCATTCCCTTCACGGTGGAGAATTACCCCTATGTAGACGGCTTTGCTCGGCCCACCGTCACCTTTGTGCGGACTCTGGACGTGCCAAGTGTCAAGGGTGGACGCGCGAAGAAGCGACGATTTGACGCCACCATGGTGCACAGCAAGGACCGTGGCGCCATTGTTGACTACCTTGGAACCCACCAGCACTTGGCCACAGATCTGGTCCTGGACGTCCTCGACGACGGTTCCCTTCACTTACAAACCACCGGCCAGCGGTTCTATGAGGGGGCGGTTGCCTTCAACTTTCCAGCTATTGGCACGGGCACTGCTGACCTCTATGAACGCTACGACGACGCCCGCGGTGTCTACACCATCCAGATGCAGGTGCGGAATCCCTACTTTGGCTTCCTCTTCGGCTACAAGGGCGAGTTCACGTGTGAGTTTCCCGCCATTGTTGGAGATGCTGTTCCGGTCCATCTCAAGCCGGTGCACGAAGAGATCCGCGAATAACGGGCCGTTTGCGGTGCTCGCCTGGGCGTACGACGGCGGAAGGTGCCTTTCGCGTGGAAGGCCGCGCCGCCCG
The Arthrobacter alpinus genome window above contains:
- a CDS encoding SdpI family protein, coding for MIFSALLLVACYALLIFVVVRCADGRIGINGMAGIRTRLIMTNQQTWLAGHKAAKNASLAGTYGAVALTVIALFLPGEPLQATTLLLGCGALLGGVLYGAAQGNKAAQQVLAVQHPN
- a CDS encoding sulfite exporter TauE/SafE family protein, producing the protein MLEMGGILLAGMWAGMINVVVGSGTLVTFPVLLLFGYPPLTANISNNIGLVAGGLSGTWGYREELAPNRALILRLLPASAIGGLTGALLLLVLPASAFQTIVPLLIVVGLLMVALGPALQRLAARRRALASVATLTTPGPSAGTVGLLAGIFVLGIYGGYFGAAQGILLVGFMSIVTTIALQQINAVKNVLTTAVNAIAAVTFIAVAGEHIDWKVTALIACGSLVGGFFGARFGRKLPPTALRATIIVVGTAALVKMVFFP
- a CDS encoding FadR/GntR family transcriptional regulator translates to MTDKKEKAAGTRAYEAVLASIEAELRSGRLNIGDRLPGERVLSEQHGISRASVRDAIRILDVMGLVRTATGSGPNSGAVLISNPAAGLSSTLRLHVASRHLPVADIVEARILMETWAASKAASELPINEPSLARARELLSLMDDPALDREAFHDLDSQFHVLLSTMAGNAVVSAMMESLRLSIMDYVRNSVTTDEQWYPVAKTLRAQHHAILDAITARDGKLAGRLLREHIEWFFIENGS
- a CDS encoding LexA family protein, with translation MLKFRIFVLGGGGVFGVDPAARKPPSADPTGFASPARDYFDGGIDLNRHLIRDRTSTFVMRVSGDSMAGAGIAGGDEIIVDRALTPRDGSVVVAVVEGELLIRRLMKHDGVTSLTTQPAQGTSPATAEVVALSGEVSVWGVVTRCLHHV
- a CDS encoding DUF4166 domain-containing protein, translated to MASIFEIALGEDFQRLHPMMQKRFGVDVEAGYACVGTGVFSEVRRGAWWTVLFLRFGAFRNILFPDQGDTIPFTVENYPYVDGFARPTVTFVRTLDVPSVKGGRAKKRRFDATMVHSKDRGAIVDYLGTHQHLATDLVLDVLDDGSLHLQTTGQRFYEGAVAFNFPAIGTGTADLYERYDDARGVYTIQMQVRNPYFGFLFGYKGEFTCEFPAIVGDAVPVHLKPVHEEIRE